The Pungitius pungitius chromosome 21, fPunPun2.1, whole genome shotgun sequence genome includes the window acctccctctgagagagagagagatagtctGAGGAATTTCATTGAGAAAATGGAGGGCACTGGAAAGACTAGAGTCCCTGGTGGAGCGCTGGGGGGTCTCAGGTTGCACCGGCGGCTTCCTTTTTCTGCAGGCAGATGAACTCCTAATGGAAAAATGAGCGCGGCCGCAGTAACCGGAACCTCCAACGGGCCGGGCTTTGGGAGAGCGGGGTGAGGGGAGGCTGCGGAgtgggtgcggggggggggggggagggagtgggggtgCAGGGGCGGAGTCGGAGTCGCACAGGAAGCCTCTTCTCGCCTCTCTGAATCTCAAACTACAAGGCGgcaggggggagggtggagggggggggtaaatgtaaCTCGTTCACCTGCATCCAAGCTGCCATGCGACCTAAAAGCGatcgtgcacgtgcacgtgtggCTGCCTTGCAGCAtgcatgattaaaaaaaaaaacagaattcttTTCtctggtgttttaaaaaaaaatgtaaaacctgcACCTTTCTGATAGTGGGACCGGACGGCGCTGACAGGGAATCGCTCAGCCTTggggaaaaagagagggaaaagcgCAGCAGGATGTTGTTCTGTGGATGActgctgggtggaggagaaAGTTAAATTAGGTGCAGTTTCCTCAGAAGTGATTGAGATAAGAGCCTGAGCGACAGCGGAGGCCGATCACACGTGAAAAGATCAGAGTTTATCTCGTGTTTTGTAACAACGCGGCAACACAGTCATTAATGAGATAACCGAGAGGGGCAGAACTACCAGAGCGCTGAATGCTGCAAGAAGAAGGGCCAATGTTTAAGGTGCTTATTTGTAGTTTTTAGAAGGGGGAATAGTCAGCATTCAAATGAAGTTATGTAAATCGAATTAGCAGTGTGGATAAAGACCCTCTTGTTTAATTCAGGCAGTTAATTGAGAAGTTTGCTTCTGAATGCAACAAAACACCCAATTGGTTCATAGAAATGATTGTGGATTATTTCCTGCCAATTTCTAAtgtcattttgttcatttaatatttaaaaaaaaacaacccgccCCATGACCTCAGGTCATTGGCATGCAATGGGCAAACTGTACTTGAGCGCACAAAAGAAGTGGATTGACATAATCGGCGTGCAGAGACAACGCCACGAGTCCTGTGTCCCGTTTCCGAGGCTCCGGACTCGTTGCACAACACAAATTGGGATTCTTTCGCTTAATTGCTGCTTTTGTGTCGCGTGAAAGACACAAAGTGGTCCCGCCAATTAGCGCACAACTAACGGGGCTGCTCTCGCACCCaaatacaccaccaccaccaccgagtGGGTCGGATTGTTTACAGGATGGTGGAGTGCtgggtttgacccccccccccccccttatcacGGTCATAGCGCTGCAGCCGCATTCCCTGAGAGTGACTCACGGCCAGAGCCGCAGGCGACGGGCGCCgccttttttcatttagtttttttttctctctcgttTCATTCATGCAGTTGACAGATGGGCCCCAAAAAGGGACAAAGGTATACAGAAGAATTtgttacaccttttttttcatttttcccagACGGATACAAAAGGTGAGCGGAGCAGGATGTGAACCACTAAAGTCTTGAAAAAGAACTTGGCTCATAATGCAAATGCAAGTTCTGACTTGCAGGGAGAGTAGTTTAAAGGTTTCTGAGAAGGGAAGATCAAATCTATTTTGGTGAATGCACCTTTGAGTCAGTCAGTCAATAGTCGCCAGGTGAAGCTCTGGTCGGGGGAAGGTGCAGAATTTGTCCTTGCTCAAAGGTGACcacacaaaacattatttttgatACACGTTTACCATCTCAAGCTCCGATTGGGCTTCAAGTGGATCCATTTAAAACGGattaaatgaacaaaacctTTGTGTCCCGTTCCAGATGTGCCTGGATGTCCCTCCATGTACCAGCACAGCGAGGGCTACCCGAACCCGCAGCACAGCAACGAAGGTGACGCAACATTTCACATTTGACCCCCCCTTCTCCGAGGCCTCTGCcactgttgtttttcagtagaTGTCAGTATTATAATTGCAGGTTCTGCCCCGCGGTGCTTTATCTTCTCTGTGTTTCTATTGGCTCACCGGTGGAGTGTCTGTGTTTCCATTGGCAGAGGCTGTGGCCTCAGCGCTACCTCAAACAACTCCCCCCTTTCTTTATTCTTATTCCCATTGTTGAACCATTTGGTCTCATTCAGATTCTTTTTCACCAAATGAGTGCTGAAGCGCTCTGGCTCTAACTTTGGGAGAAGCCGAGTACCCCCTTATCGGCTCCACGTTGTTCGTGCGTGAAAAAAAGACCCTTGAATCTCTGGCACCGACCCCGTCGCGCGGAGGGTTCGAGGCCCCTCGAGCTCTAATGGCGcatttccaccgagcagtacggtacggtacgggtcggggtctgttaaccatgatttggtcAACAGTGCCCTTACTTAATAGGcgcggtattggacggaaagtagattgacgtcattcgatcgcgcgaacactgaaagctaaccgcaaacaacaatggagacatacagccgaccctgttcttgcttctcgatatgtggctgttaaagtaaatgctgcgcggcgacatcgttgcgacggtgttccttcgtgtgttgtcgtgtgttttctttccctttgcggcacgcgcaaatgacgacactctttcaaccaatcaacgctctgcagtgagtctagctccaccctttagtaccaaacaactgtgccaggtacctcaacggaagggtacccaaaaagtggtacggtgcggatctttggtacttttctcagtggagacacaaataaaagggtaccgacccgatcCGTACCGTACCATAACACAACGTCTCCCCTTTTGTCTCCCAGGTTATCTGTTTGAAAACGACTCCCGTGTGGTTCCAGAGAAGTTTGAAGGTGagccagctgcccccccccccccgcacgcacacacacacacacacacacacacacacacacacacacccccgccccaACCCACTGGCTGAGGTGTTGTTGGATGGCAGGTACCGGGGAGAGAAGCTCCACGTGCGAGAGGCCCTTCGTGTACTCGAGGGGTCGGAGGGCTTTGGTTTCCCGGGGGAGGGGGTCGTTTCCCGTGGCGTTGTGGGTGATTGACACCCGAAGCGCATTGCGTGGACAGCCTGAGGGTGTCGGCATTGGTTGAAGCAGTGAAGTGTGCGACTTGATTGAGGAGCAGTAACTTAGATGATCTTCTCGTGTTGCGTCACTTTTGTGCGACGTATCCAGTGACCAGTAAACAAGCAGCGACTGACCAGGGTCCGTTTACCTTCGTGTTGTTCAACCCACTGTTGGCatctatttgtttattttcattacaaGTAAAGTGCTCTTCTACTGGCTTTAGACATTTCTATTCTTTGGTTTTTAACCTTCAATTTTTTGTTCTCTttcacacatcccccccccccccatttcctcAACTCGATAAGCTGTAGTTAATAAGCATTTGATTTGGATCACGTCAGTATGCAAACACGGAACATCAAGATTAGACGGCCTAATACAATCCGGAGACTTCTTCCAGCTGCCTCGTTTGTTCATGAGAAACAAGAAGCATTTTGGGCCCTTAACTGATGATCGAGGCTTAACGATGCCAAACGTGTCACGACAACTTTGCTCGGtgcaaaagagacaaaaaaaagacttttttgTAACGGCTCATTTTGTAACGTTTTGacctctttgaccccccccccaggtgaggtGAAGCAGGAGGGCGGTGGTGTTTTCCGCGAGGGCACGCCTTACCAGCGCCGGGGCTCTCTGCAGCTCTGGCAGTTCCTGGTGGCCCTGCTGGACGACCCGGGCAACGCCCACTTCATCGCCTGGACCGGCCGCGGGATGGAGTTCAAGCTCATCGAGCCCGAGGAGGTTTGTCTCCAACCCCAAAACAAAAcaccttttgttcattttagaCGACATAAAAGCGGGTTAATAGCAccttttttagatgtttttgttttgacgtCACTACGAATACAGGAGAGGTGTTGATAGAGATCACGATGTTGAATTCCTGTTAGCAGGGCTTTTAGAGGTGAATTCTTCTCCATTCATTATTCAACACATTAATTGCCGGATTGATGAATGAAGGGCGATCGCTATCACAGGATCGCGTGCCTCTCGCCGCACCTTTCGCAACGTTTAAGGTCCAATTCTGACAAATCAGCGCGGCCTGCATCTGGGTGGGGCCTCGCAGGGACAGGGCCGTAATGCGCTGTCCATTATCTGCTCTCTGtcccattaaaaatgaatgggtTAAGAGTTTTACAGGAGCAATTAGGGAGCTGAGAGCACACTTAAGAGATCAAACGGCTGGACGGCCGCTGTGGGAGACgaccggtccccccccccccgcccgagtCAGGAGTTACTTTCTTCCACTCATTTACTGCTGTGAGGTGATATCAGCACTAGAGGAACCTCGTCAGCTGAGTTCAATGTGGGGTTCCTTCATTGGCTGCGTCTGACAACCAGCcatgactcttttttttaaatttttttagtTCACTGTGAACACTCTGGTTGCATTCAAGTGGTAATGGGCTACATAAAAAGGAAGTGAATCCACATGTGGGGACTCGCCCTGGTCTTGGCATGTTGACACTGTCGAGTTAAACGGCGGAAAATACTTTGTCTTCGTCTCAGGACCCCTGGTGGTCACAGAAGGGAAATGCACACAACTGTCTGATTTATGATTTGGGAAACAAACAGattcagctctttttttttttgcactacAATCTTATTCCCCACAAAAGAAACCCAATAACCGCTGTTGTATAAATTAACGTcactatgccccccccccaggttgccAGGCTGTGGGGCATGCAGAAAAACCGCCCAGCCATGAACTACGACAAGCTGAGTCGCTCTCTGCGCTACTACTACGAGAAGGGAATCATGCaaaaggtaaaacacacacttctctaaTGTATCCTTGTTTTAATATGAGGTGGTCTCATGAGGAAATGCTATTTCTGTTAAATTAAAGTTACAATAAGTTAGATATAAGTGTACGTCTTAGTAGCTGCAAAGACATCCTACCGTTGCATCTCCCTCCCCAGGTGGCAGGGGAGCGCTACGTTTacaagtttgtgtgtgagccCGAGGCCCTCATCTCCCTGGCCTTTCCCGACAATCAGCGGCCCGGCCTGAAGGCCGAGTTCGAGCGCTACGTCAACGAGGAGGACACGGTGCCCCTGTCCCACCTGGACGAGGGAGGGCCCTATGCAACGGAACAAGCCCCGCAAAACATGGGCCCCCAGGCCTACTCCAAAGGCTACATGTACTAAGTGCCAGCggccctcccctctctcccccccacctaCAGAAATCTTGTTGTCCTGACCCATCATCATACACACCCTGAGATCCCATGCACCTCTTGCACATTCCCACCCCCTCCACTTGTATATAAGGCTATGGCGTTTTGGTTTTAAATTAATCTCATtagggatttttttgttttgttatgtttttaaGAGCTGCATTCTTCTCACACCTGAGGCCTCTTCGATCCATCAACCTGACTGTGGTTGGAGAGATTGCGTAATAAATACCCGTAATACCCAAATTGAAGTCGAGACTATTCATTCCCGTATTAAactaaatggtcttttttttgcacaaatgaaatgttaatTGTTTACTCACCTATTAATACTCCAAATATACACCGGCAAAAAGGAGCAGTTTGGTCCTTTTAGGAAATGTTTGCGCAAAACTAATTAGCAGCCTAATATTTACCCAGACAAATGACTATTTCTCTAACAGACAGTAAATGATTAGACGCATCTAGTGTTTATGAACTACGCAAAAAACCCTCTTTGCAAACCCGTGGAATATTCCGTAGATATAACAGTACGACCTAATAACATTACATAATGTGTTTGGACAGGTCTGGCCGATATTGCATGAAATGTCTCAGACGGTGGGTACTTGGCATCAGTCATTATCAGCGTCGACCTGGTTCAAAAAGGCACGCGGGGTCGCTCAGCGGCGCCTGAAGGCGCGGGAGATCCTCCAGGCGTTGGGCTCCTCGTAGCGGTTGTACAGCGGCTCCAGCTTCTGCTGCCTCTTCTGCCGGCTGAGGCGCGTCGGGTCGCCGACCCTGTAGAAGGCCGGGGCGAACTCCACCAGCCAGCGGGGGTCGATGGTGGTCACCTCCCGCATGTACTCCTTGGTGGTCAGCACCAGCTCGTGGTACACCAGCCTGCAGGGGGTGTAACGAGGGCAAAATGACGTTTATGGGCTGGATGCAGGTAGTGGACACACCTGAAGGTAATCAGCGGGACTGGCAGCCCAGCTTTGTGTCTATAACATGCAGCTGTTCAAGTTCCAATGATCCAGTAATCAGTAAAAACCAAGTCTCCCTGTGGGTAAAAGTAACCTGAAGTACTAATTAGAAATCATTTTCCAGATTAATCTAATAACATACGAatcaattaatttaaaatgataaaagttCAATCGATTCACCTTTTGAATTTAACTTcagttcatttgttttctgcacATCAATGAATAAgctcattttctgcaggaagGTGGTTCCGCTGAAATCACGTTGGTGGGATAGAGACGTTCCCATAGGGACTCACCACTCTGGCTGGCGGTTGAAGAGCGTGCTGGAGGGGTGGAGGTACACCACCTGCTGGTCAATCAGGGTACGGTACCCGTCATGCGGGTGCTTCCGTGCAGAGTTCCTGAAGAACCCGCTGCAGATGGCTTTCTGGACCCGCATGGTAGCGGTCCCACAGGACACCACGTCCAGCTTGTGTCTGAGGAGGACATGGTGCCGCTGGATCATTTCATACATCCTCAACATTTAAACACTCGCTGAAACACAGTAACTGAAACTAATGGTTGAAACGTCATGCTTTTAACCACCTGTCCATGATGCTCAGCATCTGCTTTCGAATGTCCTGAGCTCTCCTCAAGGAGCGCGCTTGGATGAAGTTCTCGAAGCACCAGGGGTTGGAGAACTTGTTGTTCTTCCAAGAGTTGTAGACCGCCAGAAGGGTCAGGTGGTCTCCCTCCGGCTGGAAGAACTTTGTCTTCTTCTGGTCAGCCTGGGCCTGTTTGTCCTGGAACAGACAGAAGAGCtccagtactgtgtgtgtgtgtgtgtgtgtgtgtgagagagttatGGAAGTGTAGGACGTGTCCGACTGCGTGTTAGCCACAAACCTTCGGTCTGTAAAAGATGTTTTGCACCGACAACATGGAGACGATGGTGAGCATCTCTTCACTGCAGCCCAGATGGACGGACATGATCAACATCTTGCACACCATCGGCTCCAGAGGGAACTCCGCCATCTGAACCCCGCAATCAGACACCACGTGATGAAGAGAAGGTAAACCCCATCGAGGAATCCCTCGCTTTGTCAGACGAGTCAACAAAGCTGCATCGACAAGTTACAAGTGAGGACATTGGGTCGacttctcctcaccctcctccccaGCCGGGTGAGTAGGCCTTCATCATCCAGAGCGCCCAGAGTGTAGAGCTGCTCCATGGCTGTGATCAGCGTCTCCATGGGAGGAGCGTCCATGAAGTCAAAGGACAGGAGGTCATTGATGCCCATCGCCTGAAggagcaaaaacacaaacacaaaatgacaccAATGCCACAAAGACGATAATCGTGTTATGAGACGTGACCCCTTGCTTTGTAAAATATGATGTTAGCGTCCGGTACGTCACCTTCAGAGACAGCACGGTGCTGGCCAGGTTGGTCCTCTGGATCTCGGGCACGTTGGTGGTCAGCATCTCGTCCCTGTAGGCTCTCTCCGTGTAGAGCCGGTAACATTTCCCCGGGCCCGTTCTGCCGGCCCGACCCGCCCTCTGCTTGGCCTGCGCCTGGAAACCGATCAGGGAACATTCCTGTTAATCTATGCGCACTATTGTTAGGACAACCGTTTCATTCATGCGTCTTGTATGAATGCATTATGATATTTTGTATTAACTAAAGAGCAGATTGCGTCCAAGACGATATGCTTTCATATCTTTTCCTAACTGTGAGCGTTGTGTTGAAATGGTTGCACCTGTGAGATGGGAGTCACCACGAGCTGGTCGATCCCCGACTTGGAACTGTACACGATCTGCTTGACGAAGCCAGGGTCCACCACGTAGTAGATGCCGTCGATCGTGAGAGACGTCTCAGCGATGTTGGTGGCAATGATGACCTGCGAGTAAAAGCaatagaaaacaagaaaaaggtccatttttttgttttccatgcTGAGCTTCTGATTCTGAGCTTCTGAGCTTCAACAAACGATAAATATGTTCAAATTTTATCAAAGAGAAAGTTGTTTTCTATCATATTAAAGTTAACTTTTACAGCAAAACTTCTATTTTGAAACTTGAACGAGCACACGGCTCTGATCTCATCACCTTTCTGCTGCCCGGGGGGGCCGGGTCAAAGATCCTGGTCTGCATCTCGCTGGGCAGCGCAGAGTAAACGGGCAGAATGATCAGCTCGGGAACGTCGGGCCCGAGTGACTTCATCCTGTCGTACAGGATCTCGCAGGCGGTGTCGATCTCCTCCTGTCCCGTCAAAAACACCAGAACGTCCCCTGGAGATTGTAGGGAAACATTCGAGATGGTTCAGAATTAGCTTTTGTCCAACAAAGACACCAAACAGTTCTTTAGAATTCCAGATGTGGAGTGCGTTCCCTGACACCGGCGTACCCGGGGGCTCCATCAGGTGGATCTGCATGACCGTGATGAGGCTGGCGTCCAAGTAGTCCGTCTCGGGCTCTCTGCAGTAGAGAACCTCCACCGGGAAAGTCCTTCCCGGGATGGTGAAGATGGGCGCTTCAAAGAAGTACTGCGAGAACTTGACAGCGTCCAGCGTGGCCGAGGACACGATCAGCTTCATGTCTTTGCGCTTCCGTATTGtctaaaaagggggggggaggaagtcaCGGTTTAACACAGCGGTTGACGTGGTTTAAAAGCACGGTTTGGAGGACGCCATGAAAAGACCTTCTTGAGGAGTCCGAAGAGCACGTCGGTGTGGATGGTTCTCTCGTGGGCCTCGTCCAGCATGATGATGGAATACAGACTCATGTCGGCGTCCAGCAGGCACTCCCTCTGCAGCATGCCGTGCGTCATGTACTTGATCACCGTCTCCGTGCTGGTGCAGTCCTCGAATCGGATGGTGTAGCCCACCTGGAGTGAAGGTCAGATGCAGATTAGCCAAcgcaggagggaggaagggccACGCTGATGAAGACCTCTCACCTCTTGACCCAGACAGCACCCGTACTCCTCGGCGACCCTCTTGGCCACGGACATGGCGGCCACTCGACGGGGCTGCGTGCAGCCGATCTTCCCCCTGGTGGTGTAGCCGGCCTCCGCCAGGTACTGCGTGATCTGCGTGGTCTTACCGGACCCCGTCTCGCCGACGACGATCAAGATCTGATTGTCGTGGACGGCCTGCACAGAGGAATCGTATATGTTGTTACAGTGATGAAGAGATAGTACATTTATCATCAAgtgaattaca containing:
- the etv4 gene encoding ETS translocation variant 4 isoform X2, with the translated sequence MSPMQQQQQQHYSPKPATAGRPDAGYMNPAATSQPLPSNSYPINASSRYQGPSGDPMCPQFPPPGQAFQRMPSAPAGHGGGGAGGGPGGGGGGGGGGGGGGGGYHRQHSDPCMPYLQQSFKQEYLDPLYERAAHMAGPGHRSGPGHGHGPHPHPHPHPHPHRFPPAHMMVKQEPTDYTYEPDVPGCPSMYQHSEGYPNPQHSNEGYLFENDSRVVPEKFEGEVKQEGGGVFREGTPYQRRGSLQLWQFLVALLDDPGNAHFIAWTGRGMEFKLIEPEEVARLWGMQKNRPAMNYDKLSRSLRYYYEKGIMQKVAGERYVYKFVCEPEALISLAFPDNQRPGLKAEFERYVNEEDTVPLSHLDEGGPYATEQAPQNMGPQAYSKGYMY
- the LOC119212897 gene encoding ATP-dependent RNA helicase DHX8-like, giving the protein MDALDEIKRLEYLSLVSKVCTELENHLGISEKDLAEFIISLAEKHPTFEGFKATLSKNGADFTDTFTANLLRLINAMRPSSSTGHQSEVKPKGEKDNLKQKYPALCKQDDPVWMIPPLHTEKTDDQVAAAAMKELEMLMPNFCGTSTDNGSGSNFDSARSRDTGRQIGRRRSRSRSRERDGDTNPPRKRKRVSRWSDFPPSPRRDNDKQDENHTKKDDRDSERGRDRLADRPPAEEPVVGDIYNGKISSIMQFGCFVQLEGLRKRFEGLVHISELRKEGRIANVADVVAKGQKVKVKVLSFTGTKASLSMKDVDQETGEDLNPNRRRNLDPGVGDEAMRNPDRPVEASVVEPEENPSERKRLAKITDLEKWEIKQMIAANVLPKEEFPEFDEETGILPKIDDEEDEELEIDLVEDEPPFLRGQTKFSTNMSPVKIVKNPDGSLSQAAMMQSALSKERRELKQAARAAELDSIPTGIHKNWIDPMPDYEGRQIAANLRGIGAMPLDLPAWKRYAFGGNQVSYGKKTELSIVQQRESLPIYKLKEQLVQAVHDNQILIVVGETGSGKTTQITQYLAEAGYTTRGKIGCTQPRRVAAMSVAKRVAEEYGCCLGQEVGYTIRFEDCTSTETVIKYMTHGMLQRECLLDADMSLYSIIMLDEAHERTIHTDVLFGLLKKTIRKRKDMKLIVSSATLDAVKFSQYFFEAPIFTIPGRTFPVEVLYCREPETDYLDASLITVMQIHLMEPPGDVLVFLTGQEEIDTACEILYDRMKSLGPDVPELIILPVYSALPSEMQTRIFDPAPPGSRKVIIATNIAETSLTIDGIYYVVDPGFVKQIVYSSKSGIDQLVVTPISQAQAKQRAGRAGRTGPGKCYRLYTERAYRDEMLTTNVPEIQRTNLASTVLSLKAMGINDLLSFDFMDAPPMETLITAMEQLYTLGALDDEGLLTRLGRRMAEFPLEPMVCKMLIMSVHLGCSEEMLTIVSMLSVQNIFYRPKDKQAQADQKKTKFFQPEGDHLTLLAVYNSWKNNKFSNPWCFENFIQARSLRRAQDIRKQMLSIMDRHKLDVVSCGTATMRVQKAICSGFFRNSARKHPHDGYRTLIDQQVVYLHPSSTLFNRQPEWLVYHELVLTTKEYMREVTTIDPRWLVEFAPAFYRVGDPTRLSRQKRQQKLEPLYNRYEEPNAWRISRAFRRR